From the genome of Calditrichota bacterium:
TTTCATCGAAGAAGAGCGTTACGCCCGGCTTTCGGTCTGAAGTTTCGCGCGACGCCAGTTGAGTGTCGAAATCGGGTGAGACCACAATAGCCAGATCGATGGTTTTATCCCGCAGCAGCGCTGCAATCGTCTCGTGATCGTCCGATCCGTCGAGTAGGTCGATGTCCTCGAGCGAGCGCAACTGCTCCTTCAAGTCCGGAGCCTGTGTCCCGCTCCAACGGACGATCGACTTCTTCTCCGCGACCTTCTTCGCTTGCGACGAAACAAAGTAGGTCGTCCCGATGATCAGCACCGGCGTCAGGAGCAGCGGCACAACGGTCATTGAGACGAGCGACCGCCGGTCGCGCAGGATGTCCTTCAGTTCCTTGCGATAAATCGTCCGGGTGAATCGGGAAAACAACTGACTATTGCTCCTGCGCAAAGGTTATGAGAGCATCTTGCAGCACCTTGGCAGCCAGTTCGACGGAGTGCGCCTTGACAGCTGGAATACCGCCCAGGTGGTGGATCAAGGCTTTCGCATCGACCTCCCTTGCTGCGGCGAGGCTCATCCCCTCGACCATTTCCACCAGTGCCGAGCAGGCGGCTATGGTCCCCGAACAAGCGCGAGCCCGAAACTTCAACGCTGCAATGTGGTCGTTCGCGACTTTCAAAGTGAGAAAGACGCGATCGAAGCAGCCTTCGCCCTGAATGGCACCTTCTGCAGCAGCATCCGGCTTTTCGACAATGCCGATCCCACGCGGATGGGTGAAATGGTCGATATAGGTATCGGAAAGGTCGCCGGTCATCGTCCTGCCATCTGTCTCAATTGACCGACTACGTCCGCGAGAATCGCAACGGCACGAACCACATCGTCGGTTGTTTGGCTGAGACGGAACGCAAGATGCAGGGCACCGTTGGCTTCCTCCGGCGAAAAGCCTGCTGCCAGCAGGGCGGGAGAAGGCTTCCCAATCCGCGATTGACAGGCCGATCCGGTGGCTATGGCAAGCCCTCGCTGACGGGCCAGCATAACCACGGCTTCGCCTTCCACCCCTCCGACGATGACTGTCAACCCGCCCGGAAGCGGTGCCTCAACCTTGGGAATAACGGCATCGGGAAGTCGCCTCTTCAGTTCCTTGACAGCATTATTACGCAAGGTCTCAAGGTGCCCTGTTTCGACGTCGCCACGAGTGGAATAGACTCTCGCAGCAGCCCCCAGGCCGGCTATTAGTGCCGGATTCATTCGCCCGCCGCGCAAGCCATCCTGTTCCGTTCCGCCGCTGATGAGCGGCCCAAACCGGGCACCCGAGCGGAGCGCGAAGAACGCTACTCCAGTCGGAGCGCCAAGGACCGAGCCGTCGCAAATCATCGAATAGCGACCGATGATTGACCGATCGATATGTCCCTCGGGAGCAAGCCTGATGCACCCGCGCGCTGCAATGTCAAGGCTCGCATCTACGACCGTTTCAGCGTCCGACTTCTCTGCGCATAGGAGCACCTTACGGATCTCCGGCAGCCGCTGATGGAGGCTTCCCGGGGTGGCAGCCTCGAAAGCAACAACGGCGGTTCGGGGGGTAATGGCTCGCTCGATCTCCGGGAAGTTGACTCCTCCAACCCGGTTGAGCGGCAAGACGACCGACTTGAATCCCCACCTTTCGCACCAGATAGCCGACTCCTCGAAGCCGGTCGAGTCCCCATCGACAGAGACGATCTCGCGCCGGAAGTCATCCGCAGCCCAGGCGAGACCTTTGGTCAGTTGATTGCGAGCCTCCTCAACAGAAGAGGTGAAGACGATCCGCATGTCATCGGTCAGGCCGAATGCTGCGCGGATGGCGCTCCGGGCGCCCTCTTCGATGGCTGTGAAGTCCGACTCGTCAGCAGCCCCTGCGCGCCAGTTCCGGGCGGTCTCCATCGCCTTGCGAACCGCTTCCTCAACTTCCGGGTGATAAGCCTCCGGCCGGCGGTCGAAGATAAGCGAAGCCTTCAGCCACGCCTCCGGCTCCACCGGCATCCGCAGTAGTTCTGACGATAGAGTTGATAGATGCGCGAGAGTTCGACCGATCGCCGGTAACCATCGTTCCTGCGAAAGGTCTCGGGAATATAAACGAGATCATGCCGGGCGGCAATTGCGGCG
Proteins encoded in this window:
- a CDS encoding aminotransferase class V-fold PLP-dependent enzyme produces the protein MPVEPEAWLKASLIFDRRPEAYHPEVEEAVRKAMETARNWRAGAADESDFTAIEEGARSAIRAAFGLTDDMRIVFTSSVEEARNQLTKGLAWAADDFRREIVSVDGDSTGFEESAIWCERWGFKSVVLPLNRVGGVNFPEIERAITPRTAVVAFEAATPGSLHQRLPEIRKVLLCAEKSDAETVVDASLDIAARGCIRLAPEGHIDRSIIGRYSMICDGSVLGAPTGVAFFALRSGARFGPLISGGTEQDGLRGGRMNPALIAGLGAAARVYSTRGDVETGHLETLRNNAVKELKRRLPDAVIPKVEAPLPGGLTVIVGGVEGEAVVMLARQRGLAIATGSACQSRIGKPSPALLAAGFSPEEANGALHLAFRLSQTTDDVVRAVAILADVVGQLRQMAGR